A single Alteribacter lacisalsi DNA region contains:
- a CDS encoding acyl-CoA dehydrogenase family protein, with amino-acid sequence MATADKTLKGGGFLLETIEADRMFTPEDFTDEHVMIAKTTEDFVVNQVVPEIDKIEEHQFDISVRLLKEAGELGLLGADVPEEYGGIGLDKISSSLITEKFALAGSFSLSYGAHVGIGSLPIVFFGSEEQKKKYLPPLASGEQIAAYALTEPSSGSDALGAKTTAKLNDAGTHYVLNGEKQWITNAGFADVFVVYAKIDGDKFSAFIVERDYDGVSVGPEEKKMGIKGSSTRTLVLNDALVPKENVLGEIGKGHVIAFNILNVGRYKLGVGCVGGAKRAIEVSAKYANERKQFKIPISKFTLIQKKLAEMAAKTYAAESSIYRTGGLIDDAFNALSDEEQKEGNAVGKAIAEYAIECSLNKVFGSEVLDFVVDEAVQIHGGYGFMSEYEVETMYRNSRINRIFEGTNEINRMLVPATIMRKAMKGELPLLEQAANLQEELMMMMPQEVGDEPLEQEKYMLENAKKIFMMVAGTAAQKYGEKLQKEQELLANIADIVSDVFSIESCVLRTEKAINKNGLEKSNQKLLMTQVFTQEAVNRIEAIAKESLVALEEGDSLRTMLAILKKLTRHTPVNVVAKKRELAQGIIEAERYVL; translated from the coding sequence ATGGCAACAGCTGATAAAACGCTGAAAGGCGGAGGCTTTCTTCTAGAAACAATCGAAGCCGACCGCATGTTCACCCCGGAAGACTTTACTGATGAGCACGTAATGATCGCAAAAACAACCGAGGACTTTGTTGTGAACCAGGTAGTTCCCGAAATTGACAAAATTGAGGAGCACCAATTTGACATCAGCGTGCGCCTGCTGAAAGAAGCCGGTGAACTTGGCCTTCTCGGTGCAGATGTACCTGAAGAGTACGGCGGGATCGGATTGGATAAAATCAGCTCTTCCCTCATCACCGAGAAATTCGCCCTTGCCGGCTCATTCTCTCTTTCCTACGGTGCACACGTAGGGATTGGGTCACTGCCGATCGTATTCTTTGGCTCTGAGGAGCAGAAGAAAAAATATCTGCCGCCGCTTGCAAGTGGTGAACAAATTGCAGCATACGCCCTGACGGAACCGAGCTCAGGATCCGATGCACTGGGTGCGAAAACAACGGCGAAACTCAACGACGCAGGAACGCACTACGTACTGAACGGCGAGAAGCAGTGGATTACGAACGCAGGCTTTGCAGATGTGTTCGTTGTATACGCGAAAATCGACGGTGACAAGTTCTCTGCATTTATCGTCGAGCGCGATTACGACGGCGTTTCAGTAGGACCTGAGGAAAAGAAAATGGGGATCAAAGGATCTTCCACTCGGACGCTCGTTCTGAACGATGCCCTTGTACCGAAGGAAAACGTCCTCGGTGAAATCGGAAAAGGCCATGTTATTGCCTTTAACATTCTGAATGTTGGACGCTATAAGCTCGGTGTTGGCTGTGTGGGCGGAGCGAAGCGCGCCATCGAAGTATCAGCAAAATATGCAAACGAGCGTAAGCAGTTTAAGATTCCGATTTCCAAGTTCACTCTCATTCAGAAAAAGCTTGCTGAAATGGCGGCAAAAACGTACGCAGCGGAAAGTTCCATTTACCGTACAGGCGGTCTGATTGACGACGCGTTTAACGCTCTTTCCGATGAGGAGCAGAAAGAAGGGAACGCCGTCGGAAAAGCGATTGCCGAGTACGCGATTGAATGTTCACTGAACAAAGTATTCGGATCCGAGGTCCTTGATTTCGTTGTGGATGAAGCTGTTCAGATCCACGGCGGATACGGCTTTATGAGCGAGTACGAAGTGGAAACAATGTACCGTAATTCCCGAATCAACAGAATCTTCGAAGGCACAAACGAGATCAACCGGATGCTCGTTCCTGCAACGATCATGCGTAAAGCGATGAAAGGCGAGCTTCCGCTTTTAGAGCAGGCTGCAAACCTTCAGGAAGAGCTCATGATGATGATGCCGCAGGAAGTAGGCGACGAGCCGCTTGAGCAGGAGAAATATATGCTTGAAAACGCAAAGAAAATCTTCATGATGGTAGCCGGAACAGCGGCCCAGAAATACGGTGAAAAGCTTCAGAAAGAGCAGGAGCTGCTTGCCAACATCGCTGACATCGTATCTGATGTTTTCTCCATCGAGTCCTGTGTTCTTCGTACCGAGAAGGCAATTAACAAAAACGGTCTTGAAAAGTCGAACCAGAAGCTTCTTATGACACAGGTGTTTACCCAGGAAGCGGTTAACCGCATCGAGGCAATCGCCAAAGAATCCCTCGTAGCCCTTGAAGAAGGCGACAGCCTTCGTACGATGCTTGCTATCCTGAAAAAGCTTACGCGCCATACACCGGTAAACGTTGTAGCGAAGAAGCGTGAACTGGCTCAGGGAATCATCGAAGCTGAGCGCTACGTTCTGTAA
- a CDS encoding acetyl-CoA C-acetyltransferase — MREAVIVAGARTPVGKAKRGTLAHVRPDDLGALTVKETLKRAGDFDPKRIEDVIMGCAMPEAEQGMNMARNIAGLAGLPDSVPAITINRYCSSGLQSIAYGAERIMLGHSEAILAGGAESMSMIPMGGHVIALNPNLVENAPEYYMGMGHTAEEVAKRFEVSREDQDAFAVESHRRAAKAIEEGKFEEEIVPVPVTHRSVDSKHKLVEKEVMFTQDEGVRPGSTVEALAKLRPAFNVKGTVTAGNASQMSDGAASVLVMDREVAEADGLTPLVKFRSFAVAGVAPEVMGIGPVEAIPKALKLAGLQQSDIGLFELNEAFASQALQVIRTLGLDHDKVNVNGGGIALGHPLGCSGTKLTLSLIHEMKRRGEQFGVVTMCIGGGMGAAGVFELV, encoded by the coding sequence GTGAGAGAAGCCGTTATTGTTGCAGGTGCACGAACACCTGTGGGAAAAGCAAAAAGAGGCACGCTGGCCCACGTCAGACCGGATGATTTAGGGGCTTTGACAGTAAAGGAAACACTCAAGCGTGCAGGAGATTTTGATCCGAAACGAATTGAAGACGTCATTATGGGATGTGCCATGCCGGAAGCGGAGCAGGGGATGAACATGGCGAGAAACATTGCCGGCCTTGCCGGTCTGCCAGACTCAGTACCGGCGATAACGATCAACCGCTACTGCTCATCCGGACTTCAGAGTATCGCATACGGTGCAGAACGGATTATGCTTGGTCATTCCGAAGCAATTCTTGCCGGTGGTGCTGAATCCATGAGTATGATTCCGATGGGCGGCCACGTGATTGCCCTTAATCCGAATCTTGTTGAAAATGCACCGGAGTACTACATGGGAATGGGCCATACCGCAGAGGAAGTGGCGAAGCGGTTTGAAGTAAGCCGTGAAGACCAGGACGCGTTTGCGGTGGAGAGCCACCGCCGCGCCGCGAAAGCGATCGAAGAAGGAAAATTTGAAGAAGAAATCGTCCCTGTTCCGGTGACGCACCGGAGCGTGGACAGTAAGCATAAGCTTGTGGAAAAAGAAGTCATGTTCACGCAGGACGAAGGTGTCCGCCCGGGTTCCACGGTTGAAGCACTTGCAAAACTGCGCCCGGCATTTAACGTAAAGGGTACGGTCACAGCCGGTAACGCCTCCCAGATGAGTGACGGAGCAGCTTCTGTTCTCGTGATGGACCGGGAAGTTGCGGAAGCGGACGGTCTTACACCGCTCGTTAAATTCCGTTCCTTTGCCGTAGCCGGTGTCGCTCCTGAAGTGATGGGTATCGGGCCGGTTGAAGCGATTCCAAAAGCACTGAAACTGGCAGGACTGCAGCAGTCCGATATCGGCCTGTTCGAACTGAACGAAGCATTCGCTTCCCAGGCGCTTCAGGTAATCAGAACCCTTGGACTCGATCATGACAAGGTGAACGTCAACGGCGGCGGTATTGCTCTTGGCCACCCGCTCGGCTGTTCCGGTACAAAACTTACACTGAGCCTTATTCATGAAATGAAACGCCGCGGCGAGCAGTTCGGTGTCGTCACCATGTGTATCGGCGGCGGCATGGGCGCAGCAGGAGTGTTTGAACTGGTATAA
- a CDS encoding 3-hydroxyacyl-CoA dehydrogenase/enoyl-CoA hydratase family protein, with protein MIGKIGKVAVLGSGVMGSGIAAHLANIGIPSLLLDIVPKNLTETEEKKGLTLEDRAVRNRLAAEAVEKLKKQKPAPLAKKSNVDLITPGNMEDDMKKLAEVDWIIEVVVENLDVKKIVFEKVEEYRKPGTIVSSNTSGISIEAMAEGRSDDFRAHFLGTHFFNPPRYLKLLEVIPTKDTKPEIFEYMKVFGEDILGKGVVEAKDTPNFIANRIGTYGLLVTVREMVKGGYSVGEVDSVTGPALGRPKSATFRTLDVVGLDTFLHVAKNVYDQVEGEEKDVFDPPAFMKEMADKGWLGSKSGQGFYVKQKGAQGSEILELDYETMEYGPRKKLKAASVQQSKQAKGKAAKLKALVYADDRAGELVWNLLKPVLIYSAEKVHEISDNVKAVDDAMKWGFGWELGPFETWDAIGVEKSVEKMEADGETVPGWVKEMLSSGTTSFYNEEGSYYDRGDMIEPVINPKVINLKTLKKDESNVIMKNAGATLIDLGDGVANLEFHSPNNSIGLDVMQMITKSIEEVEKNYKGLVINNQGKNFCVGANLMMILMEAQDMNYPEIDLVVRQFQNTMARIRYSQKPVVAGTFGMTLGGGAEISMPAASIQASQETYMGLVEVGVGLIPGGGGNKELYLRQLERLPEGAQIDLQGVANQVFESIAMAKVGTSAQEAAELGYIRPQDGISVNGDHLLHDAKQKVLHLADGGYQPPKRRKIPVVGETGYATMLQGAKTMHFGGYISDHDLKIAQKLAFVLAGGRVPKGTEVDEQYLLDLEREAFVSLVAEPKTQQRMQHMLTKGKPLRN; from the coding sequence ATGATTGGGAAAATCGGTAAAGTTGCGGTGTTAGGCTCCGGCGTAATGGGATCTGGAATCGCCGCCCACCTGGCCAACATCGGTATTCCGTCACTTCTTCTGGACATCGTGCCAAAAAATCTGACGGAAACAGAAGAGAAAAAAGGACTCACACTGGAAGACCGGGCAGTACGGAACCGGCTGGCAGCAGAAGCGGTTGAAAAGCTGAAAAAGCAGAAACCTGCACCTCTTGCCAAAAAAAGCAATGTAGATCTGATTACACCGGGCAACATGGAAGATGACATGAAAAAGCTCGCGGAAGTGGATTGGATTATCGAGGTGGTCGTAGAAAACCTTGATGTGAAAAAGATCGTGTTTGAAAAAGTGGAAGAGTACCGTAAACCGGGTACGATTGTCAGTTCCAATACGTCCGGTATTTCAATCGAAGCGATGGCGGAAGGCCGCTCAGACGATTTCCGGGCTCATTTTCTCGGCACACACTTCTTTAATCCTCCGAGATACCTGAAACTTCTTGAAGTCATTCCAACTAAAGATACGAAACCTGAAATCTTTGAATATATGAAAGTATTTGGTGAGGATATCCTTGGAAAAGGCGTTGTTGAAGCAAAGGATACCCCGAACTTTATCGCGAACCGGATTGGCACATACGGCCTTCTCGTCACGGTACGTGAGATGGTGAAAGGCGGCTACTCGGTTGGGGAAGTGGATTCTGTAACAGGCCCTGCTCTCGGCAGACCGAAAAGTGCCACATTCCGAACCCTTGATGTGGTCGGACTCGATACATTTCTTCACGTAGCAAAAAACGTGTACGATCAGGTTGAAGGGGAAGAAAAAGACGTATTCGACCCGCCTGCTTTTATGAAGGAGATGGCTGATAAGGGGTGGCTCGGAAGCAAGTCAGGCCAGGGATTTTACGTAAAGCAGAAGGGCGCTCAAGGGAGCGAAATCCTCGAGCTTGACTATGAAACGATGGAATACGGTCCGCGTAAAAAACTGAAAGCCGCTTCTGTGCAGCAGAGCAAGCAGGCTAAAGGAAAAGCAGCAAAATTGAAAGCGCTTGTATACGCCGATGACCGCGCAGGAGAGCTCGTATGGAACCTGCTGAAGCCCGTTCTCATTTACTCTGCGGAAAAAGTGCACGAAATCTCGGATAACGTAAAAGCAGTTGACGACGCCATGAAGTGGGGCTTCGGCTGGGAACTCGGTCCTTTTGAAACATGGGATGCGATTGGCGTTGAAAAGTCAGTAGAAAAAATGGAAGCAGACGGAGAAACCGTACCAGGCTGGGTGAAAGAGATGCTCAGTTCGGGAACAACTTCCTTCTATAATGAAGAAGGTTCTTATTACGATCGTGGGGACATGATTGAGCCGGTGATCAACCCGAAAGTCATCAACCTGAAGACGCTAAAAAAAGACGAATCAAACGTAATCATGAAGAATGCAGGAGCAACGCTTATCGATCTCGGTGACGGTGTGGCAAACCTGGAGTTCCACTCACCTAACAATTCCATCGGTCTCGATGTAATGCAGATGATCACCAAGTCCATTGAAGAGGTGGAAAAGAACTACAAAGGCCTTGTCATTAACAACCAGGGCAAAAACTTCTGTGTCGGCGCCAACCTGATGATGATTTTGATGGAAGCGCAGGACATGAACTATCCGGAAATCGACCTGGTGGTTCGTCAGTTCCAGAATACGATGGCCCGAATCCGCTACTCACAAAAACCTGTTGTAGCCGGAACGTTCGGTATGACACTCGGCGGAGGGGCGGAAATTTCCATGCCGGCAGCGAGCATCCAGGCGTCACAGGAAACGTACATGGGTCTTGTGGAAGTTGGCGTCGGCCTGATCCCGGGCGGCGGAGGAAACAAGGAGCTTTACCTGCGCCAGCTTGAACGTCTGCCTGAAGGTGCCCAGATTGACTTGCAGGGAGTGGCCAACCAGGTGTTCGAATCGATCGCCATGGCGAAAGTCGGCACCAGTGCCCAGGAGGCAGCAGAACTTGGCTATATCCGCCCACAGGACGGCATCAGCGTAAACGGCGATCACCTGCTACACGACGCGAAGCAGAAAGTGCTTCACCTTGCTGACGGAGGCTACCAGCCGCCGAAACGCCGGAAGATTCCGGTCGTAGGTGAAACAGGGTACGCTACAATGCTTCAAGGTGCGAAAACCATGCACTTTGGCGGCTATATCAGCGACCACGACCTGAAAATTGCACAAAAGCTCGCTTTTGTTCTCGCAGGCGGACGCGTGCCAAAAGGAACAGAAGTGGATGAACAATATCTGCTTGATCTTGAAAGAGAAGCGTTCGTCAGTCTCGTAGCTGAACCGAAGACGCAGCAGCGCATGCAGCACATGCTCACAAAAGGAAAGCCATTACGCAACTAA
- a CDS encoding spore coat protein, whose amino-acid sequence MNDRDFINDMLATEKYMTDSYCTALNEASHEGLYKDVQAIFNETQDCQRNLFNVMFEKGWYKFDAVHQQTLDQSYQQFSGYSTQFPYNQNNPVS is encoded by the coding sequence ATGAATGACCGTGACTTTATTAACGATATGCTTGCTACGGAAAAATACATGACCGATTCGTACTGTACTGCCCTTAACGAAGCGAGTCACGAAGGTCTGTATAAGGATGTGCAGGCGATTTTTAACGAAACGCAGGACTGCCAGCGCAATCTGTTCAATGTAATGTTTGAAAAAGGCTGGTATAAGTTTGACGCTGTCCATCAGCAGACGCTTGATCAGTCCTACCAGCAGTTTTCGGGCTACAGCACACAGTTTCCGTATAATCAGAACAATCCTGTTTCTTAA
- a CDS encoding sodium:solute symporter family protein, translated as MGNEQFFVSLTFILLTFGLYIGIAIYNKAKQTSDFYVASRGVPPVFNGMAIGADWMSAASFIGMAGTVMLLGYDGLAYIMGWTGGYLLLTFLLAPQLRKYGRYTVPEFIGDRYGSHTARVIAAVCTIIISFTYSIGQLSGSGVVIGRLLEVDAAVGTLIGVVLIAFYAAFGGMKGITWTQVAQYLVLIIAYLVPVIFMSLQLTSNPVPWISYGEIVTRLGEIDADLGLSQYFAPFDEGSRWQFMALMFTLMAGTAGLPHVIVRFYTVSTMKAARWSGAWALLFIGLLYLSAPAYAAFSRFVLMTNVVGQPIDDLPAWTETWINTGLLQIADSNGDGTLQWSELMINADIVVMATPEIANLGVFVIGLMAAGAMAAALSTAGGLMISISSSFAHDIYYRVLRPHASDRNRLAVGRITIVAATVLAGVIALNPPGVITQIVAWAFGLAAGTFFPALLLGVWWKRANGPGVIAGMLTGLAVTLTYIFAAQAGFQIAGINDTGAGVFGAASAIIAIVVVSLLTKAPSQKIQEEVIDLRYPEQMTYKDGDVWINK; from the coding sequence TTGGGGAATGAACAGTTTTTTGTGTCATTGACATTTATCTTGCTGACGTTTGGACTTTACATTGGAATTGCGATCTACAACAAAGCGAAGCAGACTTCCGATTTTTACGTAGCAAGCCGCGGCGTCCCACCGGTATTTAACGGGATGGCCATCGGGGCAGACTGGATGAGTGCTGCGTCCTTTATCGGGATGGCCGGTACGGTCATGCTGCTCGGGTACGACGGTCTGGCCTATATCATGGGGTGGACGGGCGGATACCTGCTCTTAACATTTTTGCTTGCCCCGCAGCTTCGAAAGTACGGCCGGTATACTGTTCCGGAATTTATTGGAGACCGTTACGGAAGTCACACAGCGCGTGTTATAGCCGCTGTCTGTACGATTATTATCAGTTTTACATATTCGATCGGCCAGCTTTCCGGCTCCGGCGTCGTTATCGGACGCCTGCTGGAAGTGGATGCGGCGGTCGGAACGCTGATCGGCGTCGTCCTGATCGCCTTTTATGCGGCATTCGGAGGTATGAAGGGGATCACATGGACCCAGGTGGCGCAGTATCTCGTCTTGATTATCGCCTACCTGGTTCCGGTTATCTTTATGAGTCTGCAGCTGACAAGCAACCCGGTGCCGTGGATCAGTTACGGGGAAATTGTAACCCGCCTAGGGGAAATCGATGCTGACCTCGGGCTGTCACAGTACTTCGCGCCATTTGACGAAGGTTCGAGATGGCAATTTATGGCCCTTATGTTTACTCTTATGGCAGGTACCGCCGGGCTGCCTCACGTGATTGTCCGGTTCTACACGGTTTCTACCATGAAAGCAGCCAGATGGTCCGGCGCCTGGGCGCTGTTATTTATCGGCCTTCTGTACCTTTCTGCGCCGGCTTATGCGGCTTTCTCCCGTTTTGTCCTCATGACAAACGTGGTCGGACAGCCGATTGATGATCTGCCTGCATGGACCGAAACATGGATCAACACTGGTCTGTTGCAGATTGCCGATTCCAACGGGGACGGTACGCTGCAGTGGAGCGAATTAATGATAAATGCGGATATCGTGGTAATGGCCACTCCTGAAATCGCCAACCTCGGTGTGTTCGTGATTGGTCTGATGGCAGCAGGCGCCATGGCAGCGGCCCTTTCTACTGCAGGGGGACTGATGATTTCAATTTCCTCCTCATTCGCTCACGATATTTACTACCGGGTGCTTCGTCCGCATGCATCCGACCGCAATCGTCTGGCCGTTGGGAGGATCACCATCGTAGCGGCTACCGTTCTGGCCGGTGTAATTGCCCTGAATCCGCCAGGGGTCATTACCCAGATCGTTGCCTGGGCCTTCGGTCTTGCAGCAGGTACCTTCTTCCCGGCACTGCTTCTCGGTGTCTGGTGGAAACGGGCAAACGGCCCAGGGGTTATTGCCGGAATGCTGACGGGACTTGCCGTTACACTGACGTATATTTTTGCGGCTCAGGCAGGCTTCCAGATTGCCGGCATTAATGATACGGGAGCAGGGGTCTTCGGCGCCGCTTCCGCCATCATAGCCATTGTCGTCGTATCGCTACTTACGAAAGCACCATCTCAGAAAATTCAGGAGGAAGTCATCGATCTCCGTTATCCGGAGCAGATGACCTACAAAGACGGAGATGTGTGGATTAATAAGTAA
- a CDS encoding DUF4212 domain-containing protein produces the protein MEKIDKKTADAYYREKNKYIIIFLSIWFVVSFGVVLFADWLQFEMPLLGFPFHYWMGAQGSILTFIVLLFISAKVSDRIDQKYGIDEGENEKISYGKTADH, from the coding sequence TTGGAAAAAATCGATAAAAAGACCGCTGATGCGTACTACAGGGAAAAAAACAAATACATTATTATTTTTCTGTCGATCTGGTTTGTTGTTTCTTTCGGAGTGGTACTGTTTGCCGACTGGCTTCAGTTTGAAATGCCGCTGCTCGGTTTTCCATTCCACTACTGGATGGGGGCTCAGGGATCCATTCTGACATTTATCGTCCTGTTGTTCATCAGTGCCAAAGTAAGTGACAGGATTGATCAGAAATACGGAATCGACGAAGGAGAAAATGAAAAAATCAGCTATGGAAAAACAGCAGACCACTAG
- a CDS encoding methyltransferase family protein: protein MSITTALFLTGLVFWASEWFIFRESPYLKSEVFKNNLRARVLITVTFALSAASAYYLGTKTGEPMSAADSCGLLFLLTGVFLRYWTLWLIRGYKGGTRPLYSHGPFLLHRHPYQAGLFLIASGISLLLSGHWLSLAVTFTLLGSALHYVMGLEEQHLRSHYGEIYEYWCRHRFRIFPFIY, encoded by the coding sequence ATGTCTATTACAACAGCGCTCTTTTTAACAGGTCTTGTATTCTGGGCGTCGGAATGGTTTATTTTCAGAGAAAGTCCCTATTTAAAAAGTGAGGTGTTCAAAAATAATCTGCGGGCAAGGGTGCTCATTACCGTCACTTTTGCTCTGTCTGCTGCGTCGGCCTATTATCTCGGTACAAAAACCGGAGAGCCGATGAGTGCAGCTGATTCCTGCGGACTTCTCTTCCTTCTGACAGGCGTTTTTCTCCGTTACTGGACACTCTGGCTGATTCGGGGATATAAAGGTGGTACTCGTCCTTTATACAGTCACGGACCATTTCTTCTGCACCGCCATCCGTATCAGGCGGGGCTGTTTCTGATCGCTTCGGGGATTTCGCTTCTTTTAAGCGGCCACTGGCTTTCCCTTGCCGTTACCTTCACGCTTCTCGGCAGCGCGCTTCACTATGTGATGGGACTTGAGGAACAGCATCTTCGGAGTCACTATGGGGAAATATACGAATACTGGTGCCGGCATCGTTTCAGGATCTTTCCCTTTATTTATTAA